In Apium graveolens cultivar Ventura chromosome 10, ASM990537v1, whole genome shotgun sequence, the following are encoded in one genomic region:
- the LOC141693708 gene encoding caffeic acid 3-O-methyltransferase-like: MNEQLTKMSKEDDEANEFLSVMHPNTGTILGMVMKAAIELDLFEIMAKAAAANGTSPFGDDAKKLSSDDIVAHLPTQNPDAPAMLDRILSFLAARSILNQTIITGEDGKEKCLYGLESICKSYISDEDGVSLAPLLLMVHDKVIIDSWYHLKDAVLEGGIAFDKAHGMQGFKYLAKDNRFNDVFNQAMYHHSSIVMKKILQVYTGFQELTEIVDIGGGTGATLAKIISKYPQIRGINFDLPHVIQNAAPLTGVEHVGGNMFESVPKGRVIFMKWILHDWSDQHCLKLLKNCYYALPEFGKVITVESILPEHKNRISSPKLDYVTGSDVLMLAINPGKERNLKEFEALAKESKFATVKVICSAAGYSVLEFLKQG; the protein is encoded by the exons ATGAATGAGCAACTAACTAAGATGTCAAAAGAAGATGACGAGGCCAATGAATTTTTAAGTGTAATGCATCCAAACACTGGGACTATTCTTGGAATGGTAATGAAAGCTGCTATTGAGCTCGATTTATTTGAGATCATGGCTAAAGCTGCTGCTGCTAATGGTACTTCTCCTTTTGGAGATGATGCTAAAAAGTTGTCTAGTGATGATATTGTTGCTCATCTTCCCACACAAAATCCGGATGCTCCTGCAATGCTTGATCGAATTCTCAGCTTTCTGGCTGCCAGGTCTATTCTTAACCAGACCATAATAACAGGGGAAGATGGCAAGGAAAAGTGTTTGTATGGTCTAGAAAGCATATGCAAATCTTACATTTCCGATGAAGATGGGGTTTCACTAGCTCCTTTATTGCTCATGGTTCATGACAAAGTTATCATTGATTCATG GTATCACTTGAAAGATGCAGTGCTAGAGGGAGGAATTGCCTTTGACAAGGCTCATGGCATGCAAGGATTCAAGTACCTTGCAAAAGACAACAGGTTTAATGATGTTTTCAATCAAGCAATGTATCACCACTCCTCAATAGTCATGAAGAAGATTCTACAAGTTTACACTGGATTCCAGGAACTCACAGAGATCGTAGACATCGGGGGTGGAACTGGGGCAACTCTTGCCAAAATCATTTCCAAGTATCCTCAGATCAGGGGAATCAACTTTGATTTGCCTCATGTCATCCAAAATGCCGCTCCTTTAACTG GTGTGGAGCATGTTGGCGGAAATATGTTCGAAAGTGTCCCAAAAGGAAGGGTAATTTTTATGAAG TGGATACTTCACGACTGGAGCGACCAACACTGCTTAAAGCTTTTAAAGAATTGCTACTACGCCCTTCCAGAGTTTGGCAAGGTGATAACTGTGGAGTCGATATTGCCCGAGCATAAGAACAGAATCTCTTCACCAAAGTTAGACTATGTCACTGGGAGTGATGTGCTTATGTTGGCAATCAATCCTGGAAAAGAAAGGAATCTGAAAGAATTCGAGGCACTGGCAAAAGAATCTAAATTTGCTACTGTTAAAGTCATATGCAGTGCTGCTGGTTACAGTGTTCTGGAGTTTCTTAAACAAGGATAA
- the LOC141692512 gene encoding 7-deoxyloganetic acid glucosyltransferase-like, whose amino-acid sequence MAKNDVQFPHVLIFPLPLQGPVNCMLKLAELLAINEFHVTFLNTEYIQDRLLKHTHVQSRFDHYPGFNFETVPDGLPEDHPRTGDKFIEIANGMEEVVKPLFEEMLTNGKLSLKSSKPVTFVIADGFYSFANDIAKGAGIPLVYFDTISPCSLWTFFCLPRLIESGEVPFKEDEYDRKVKGVPGSENCLRYRDLPSFFGTSDLNERIIQLILQEVKEIPRSEGLILNTSEHIEGPILSQLSTICPNNYPIGPLHALHESILLSAQKASPQVNSSNSLWEDDISCMTWLDGQPPKSVIYVSIGSLAVMTSDQLMELCHGIVNSGKRFLWSQRPGSLGGQYDNYTIPEELSDAMKERGCILSWVYQVEVLAHPAIGLFLTHSGWNSTLESFVEGVPMICWPYFADQQVNSRFVQEVWRVGIDLKDKCDRVTIEKAVREVMEDKKDEFEKSASRMAKLARQSVVDRGGSSHYNFNRLVEDIRVMSLRISAHD is encoded by the exons ATGGCGAAGAATGATGTACAATTTCCTCATGTACTCATCTTCCCCTTACCATTACAAGGCCCTGTAAATTGTATGCTCAAACTAGCTGAACTATTAGCTATTAATGAATTTCATGTCACCTTTCTCAACACAGAATACATCCAGGACCGCCTGCTTAAACACACGCATGTTCAGTCCAGGTTCGATCATTATCCTGGATTCAATTTTGAAACTGTTCCGGATGGTCTTCCTGAAGACCATCCACGAACAGGTGATAAATTTATTGAGATTGCTAATGGTATGGAGGAAGTAGTGAAACCACTTTTTGAAGAGATGTTGACTAATGGAAAACTTAGTTTAAAGTCGAGCAAGCCAGTGACTTTCGTAATAGCAGATGGATTCTACAGTTTTGCTAATGATATAGCTAAAGGTGCTGGGATTCCACTTGTTTATTTTGACACCATCAGCCCTTGTTCTCTCTGGACTTTTTTCTGTCTTCCAAGGCTTATTGAGTCAGGAGAGGTTCCTTTCAAAG AAGATGAGTATGACAGAAAGGTAAAGGGTGTGCCTGGAAGTGAAAATTGTCTAAGGTACCGTGATCTGCCTAGCTTTTTCGGGACAAGTGACCTAAATGAACGTATCATTCAACTTATTCTGCAAGAGGTTAAAGAGATCCCACGATCTGAAGGATTGATACTTAACACATCTGAACACATAGAAGGACCTATTTTATCCCAATTAAGCACTATATGTCCAAACAATTATCCCATAGGCCCTCTCCATGCGCTCCACGAGTCTATTCTACTTTCAGCGCAGAAGGCCTCGCCACAAGTCAATTCTTCTAATAGCCTATGGGAAGATGATATAAGCTGCATGACCTGGCTAGATGGGCAACCACCAAAATCGGTGATTTATGTTAGCATTGGAAGTCTTGCAGTCATGACAAGTGACCAGCTTATGGAGTTGTGTCATGGTATAGTGAATAGTGGAAAACGGTTTTTGTGGTCCCAGCGACCTGGATCACTTGGTGGTCAATATGATAATTATACGATTCCAGAAGAACTTTCAGATGCTATGAAGGAGAGGGGTTGTATTTTGAGCTGGGTTTACCAAGTGGAAGTTTTAGCACACCCTGCTATAGGATTATTTTTGACTCATAGCGGTTGGAACTCAACTTTGGAAAGTTTTGTTGAAGGAGTGCCAATGATTTGTTGGCCTTATTTTGCGGACCAACAAGTGAATAGCAGGTTTGTACAAGAAGTATGGAGGGTTGGAATTGATTTGAAAGACAAGTGTGATAGAGTTACAATCGAAAAGGCAGTGAGGGAAGTAATGGAGGATAAGAAAGATGAATTTGAGAAATCTGCTTCCAGAATGGCCAAACTTGCTAGGCAAAGTGTTGTTGATCGAGGTGGATCATCCCATTATAATTTTAATCGCTTGGTTGAAGACATAAGAGTGATGAGCCTGAGGATATCAGCTCATGACTAA
- the LOC141692707 gene encoding 7-deoxyloganetic acid glucosyltransferase-like, with translation MSEMGKDKVISPRVLLFPLPLQGPVNCMLKLAELLARNGLHVTFLNTDYIQNCLFKHTDVQSRFKDFPEFRFETIADGLSEDHPRTGDKFIDIATGIEGVMKPHFIEMLTNGKLSSKSSSPVTFVIADGFYSFAVDLAKDVGIQLMYFETLSPCALWTFFCLPKLIELGEVPFKEEDYDKKVSGVPGTQHFLRRRDLPSFFRISDISHPIFQFILKEIQEIPRSQGLILNTSEHIDGPIISQISTLCPNIYNIGPLHVLHKSILLSSHKASPHTNSSNSLWEDDQSCMTWLDAQPQKSVIYVSIGSLAVMTMDQLMELWHGIVNSGKRFLWALRPGSITGEDAKYEIPAELSDATKERGCIVSWVFQEEVLAHPAIGLFFTHSGWNSTLESLIEGVPMICWPYIVDQQVNSSFVQEVWKVGIDMKDSCDRVTVEKTIREVMEDRKDEFEKSASRMAKLAAQSIADQGGSAHHNFNRLVKDIRAMSL, from the exons ATGTCTGAGATGGGTAAGGATAAAGTGATATCTCCTCGTGTACTTCTCTTCCCCTTGCCATTACAAGGTCCAGTTAATTGTATGCTCAAACTTGCTGAGCTTTTAGCTCGTAATGGCCTTCATGTCACCTTTCTCAACACAGACTACATTCAGAACTGCCTGTTCAAGCACACTGATGTTCAGTCCCGGTTCAAGGACTTTCCTGAATTTCGTTTTGAAACGATTGCGGATGGTCTTTCTGAGGACCATCCGCGTACGGGTGATAAGTTTATCGATATTGCCACTGGTATAGAGGGAGTCATGAAGCCACATTTCATTGAGATGTTGACCAATGGAAAGCTTAGTTCCAAGTCAAGCTCACCGGTGACTTTCGTGATAGCGGATGGGTTCTACAGCTTTGCTGTTGATCTAGCTAAAGATGTTGGAATTCAATTAATGTATTTTGAGACACTCAGCCCTTGTGCTCTTTGGACCTTTTTTTGTCTCCCAAAGCTCATTGAATTAGGAGAGGTCCCTTTCAAAG AAGAGGATTATGATAAAAAGGTATCTGGTGTACCCGGAACCCAACATTTTCTCAGGAGGCGTGACCTGCCCAGCTTTTTTCGGATCAGTGATATAAGCCATCCTATCTTTCAATTTATTCTGAAAGAAATTCAGGAAATCCCGCGGTCTCAAGGATTGATACTCAACACATCTGAACACATAGACGGGCCAATTATATCCCAAATAAGCACCCTCTGTCCTAACATTTACAACATAGGCCCTCTGCATGTTCTCCACAAGTCTATTCTTCTTTCTTCACATAAAGCCTCACCACACACCAATTCCTCAAATAGCCTATGGGAAGATGACCAGAGCTGCATGACCTGGCTAGATGCCCAACCTCAAAAATCAGTTATTTATGTCAGCATTGGAAGTCTTGCAGTCATGACAATGGACCAGCTTATGGAGTTGTGGCATGGTATAGTGAATAGTGGAAAGCGGTTCTTATGGGCTCTACGTCCCGGATCAATTACTGGTGAAGACGCTAAATATGAAATTCCAGCAGAACTTTCCGATGCTACAAAGGAACGGGGCTGCATTGTCAGTTGGGTTTTTCAGGAAGAAGTTTTAGCACACCCTGCTATTGGATTATTTTTTACTCACAGTGGTTGGAACTCGACTTTGGAGAGTTTAATTGAAGGAGTTCCAATGATTTGCTGGCCATACATTGTGGACCAGCAAGTGAATAGTAGCTTTGTGCAAGAAGTATGGAAGGTTGGAATCGATATGAAAGACAGTTGTGATAGAGTTACAGTTGAAAAGACGATAAGGGAGGTTATGGAAGATAGGAAGGATGAATTTGAGAAATCTGCTTCCAGAATGGCCAAACTTGCTGCGCAAAGTATTGCTGATCAGGGCGGATCAGCTCATCATAATTTTAATCGTTTGGTCAAGGACATCAGAGCTATGAGCCTTTGA
- the LOC141688941 gene encoding 18.0 kDa class I heat shock protein: MSIIPSFFGSRRSNVLDPFSLDVWDPFQDFPLITSSGTSSELGKETAAFANTRIDWKETSEAHVFKADLPGLKKEEVKVEVEEGKVLQISGERNKDKEEKNDKWHRVERSSGKFLRRFRLPENAKVDEVKAGMENGVLTVTVPKVDIKKPEVKSIHISG; the protein is encoded by the coding sequence ATGTCGATCATTCCAAGCTTTTTTGGCAGCCGTAGGAGCAACGTTTTGGACCCATTCTCTCTTGACGTATGGGATCCATTCCAGGATTTCCCTCTGATCACCTCTTCCGGGACTTCCTCTGAGTTGGGGAAAGAGACTGCAGCATTTGCAAACACCCGCATTGACTGGAAGGAGACTTCCGAGGCTCACGTGTTCAAGGCCGATCTTCCAGGCCTCAAGAAAGAAGAGGTGAAGGTTGAGGTGGAAGAGGGGAAGGTTCTTCAGATAAGCGGGGAGCGGAACAAAGACAAGGAGGAGAAGAACGACAAGTGGCACCGCGTAGAACGAAGCAGTGGCAAGTTTCTGAGGAGGTTCAGGCTTCCAGAGAATGCAAAGGTGGATGAGGTGAAAGCTGGCATGGAGAATGGAGTCTTAACTGTTACTGTTCCCAAGGTGGACATCAAGAAGCCCGAGGTCAAATCCATTCATATTTCCGGTTAA